In Terriglobus aquaticus, the genomic window CTCCCTCTGGAAGCGGCCGCATAAGCCGCTTTACTTCCATCAACTCGGGAGCCCGGTCGACGCCGGGCTTCCCAACCTGTGAGACGCCCCCAATGAACACGCAGACCGCACACGAATTCCTAACCCGATGCTTCCATCCAGGCGAGACGGTTGCTCTCCTGCTGCGTAGAGAGAATCCCGCATCGACCACGCAGCGAATCGTGACGGTGGAGCAGGCCACAGCACCACGTTATTTCGCGTGGCTGAGATATGAGAACTACAACGGCGCGAACGTCTATGTCGCTGCGAATCCGCTTCACTCTAGTAGCCGAAAGAGAACGAAGGACTGCATCGCCGAAGTCCGCCATCTCTACATAGACATCGACATAAATGGTGAGGAGCGCATCGCAGCTCTGCGAGCGTCCGATGTCGTACCCACTCCAAGCGCGATCCTGTCCACTTCGCCCGGCAAGTATCAGGCGCTATGGAGGGTCGAAGGTTTTGACTTCGATCGGCAGGAGAACACGCTGAAGTTGCTGGTCATCGCCTTCGGGGGCGACTCCGCTTGTACTGACCGCAATCGGGTTCTTAGAGTGCCGGGATTCCTGAACCGGAAATACGATCCCGCTCACCCGGTCTCAGTCGAATACCACGGCGACTCCATCTATCGTCCCGAAGACTTTCGCTTGGATGATGCATTGTTGAATACCGTATGTCCGTTTCGCGGTACCGCAAGGACATACGCGGCAGGAAAGAACACCCATTCGGAGCAGGATTGGGCGTGGGCTATCCAACAGCTTTCACTTGGCGAGGATGCAGCGAATCTCACGCTTGAGCTTGCTTCCCGCCGCTCGGATAAACCCAACCCGCTCTACTACGCCCAGCGCACCATCGACATTGCTTCGGCTCGCCTCATGTTGCTCAATGGTGCGGCGATCGAGGACGTAGTTGTCATGCTTGAACACCGTCGTTCTGCCGAAGTCCCAGCGGTCCTTTGCTCCTCTAGAGCGCGGGAGATTGTGACCACGGCACAGCGAATGATTGGCCGGTCAAAGTTTGCTTGATTTCACCACCCAAAGGAGAAGCATAATGCCACTGCTTGAAGTCGTCCAAACCCGTCAGATCAGCGCGTCCATTCGGCTCACTGACACAACCGCCACCCAGGTCGATCAATACGCCGCTTTCATCTCGGCTTGCGCCGACGATGTTGTCGAGCAAGCTCTCGCCTATGTCTTCAGCAAGGACCGCGACTTCCAGGACTTCCTGAAGACACCGGAAGCCCGGAAGGTCGCTTCGACCTTACGGATTCGCAAGGTTGCGGCTGCCGAGGCTTGCCCTCCAGCTTCTCCGAAGCCTTTGCCTGCGCCTATTGCCGCTCCCTTATCCCAGGCGAAAGGCGCTTGATCCTCCATTTCATTCCGGGGCAAAGGCACTGCGGTGCTGCGCACCGGAAGAATGTTGACACTCCACCCCTGCGAGGGTCGTGCAAAAGGCCATTTTGGATGCAGTTGTATACGTCCCTCGAATCAGCCGTTTAGCGGGATTCCGTATGCAACTGCATACAAGCCGTATGCGATTGCATACGGCCTAGAAGGGACGAAATGAAGTCACCAACAGTATCCCAAAACAGCGTCGTTGAGAGCCGCCTATCGCGCTCGCAAGGCCGCTCTTCCCGAGTCTGTGTGGCGCAGGCACGAATCACTGAGGATGAGCGTGAGCAACTGCTCGGAGCGGCGCGCGCTGAAGGAAGAGCTTTGGGCGAATGGGCTCGTGAAGTTCTGTTGCGGGCGGCGCGCCGCTCCGAAGACCCGCTCTTCACCGAACTCATTGCCACTCGGATGATCTTGCTGAACCTGCTCAAGCCGCTCGCTATGGGGCAGGTCGTCACGCCCGAGGATTTCACGCGCATCAGCGCAACCGTGCGCTCCGACAAGCGCAAGGTCGCCCAGGAAATCCGACAGCAATACGTCACCGCATCACCGAAGGAGTTGTAATCATGGCGACCCAATGGGGACGAAAAGAGACGATTATCTGGCCTCCGCATGTGCCGATGCTGAGCTATACAGCCGTTGCAACAGCCCTGCTATGCACCTGCTTGTTCGTCTGGCAGAGGTTCACATTTTCAATGACGCCGCTCCAAAGGAGCTACATGACCGAGTACATCCGCTCCGATATCGGAGCCAAATTCACCGCCCACGAGTCCTATCGGCTTCTCTATCTTGGAGGCGGGAAGGGCAAGCCGCGCCTGGCATTTCCAGTAGACTTCGCCCCCGGCGAAACCATCCTTCCAAATGGCAAGATTGTCCCGGTCGCGCTTTCGGACTTGGCGACCGCCCAGGGCTACCGTTGGTTCTACCGTGGGCCGGAACAGAAGCTCGCAGACCTCTCGCTGAACCGTTGGCTCCGCCTCACGGTTTTCGAGGACAAGGGCCTGTTGGATCTCTTCGCGATCAGCTTTGTTGAAGGCGGAGTCTGCCTCGCTGCCATGCTTTGGTTCGCCGTTCCCTACGACATCCGGCGCTTTAAGCAGATGAAGTATGGGCGGATTCTTCGCGGGCCGCAGTTGCTTTCGCCAAGCGAATTCAACCGCGCGCAGAAGGGCGACGGCATCGGCTTCAAGACAACCGAACTAGGAAAGATGATGCGGATTCCAGCACACAAGGAAGCCCAGCACTTCCAGATCATGGGCGACACGGGCGTCGGCAAGACCCAGCTCATCGTCCAGATGCTCTGTCAGATTCAGGAGCGTGGCGAGTCCGCCATCGTCTACGATCCTGCCTGCGAATATCTCCAACGGTTCTACGACAAAGACCGCGGCGACATCGTTCTAAACCCTTTGGACGAGCGTTGCCCCTACTGGGGTCCGGCTCAGGAGATGGCCTCGAATGCCGAGGCCGACGCTATCGCAGCGTCGCTCTATCAGCCCGCCACCGACGCTAAGGACGAGTTCTTTCACCAGACTCCGGCACAGATTTTCGCCCATCTCTTACGGAAGGGGCCGACTCCGCATCAGCTAGCCGAATGGATGGCCAGCAGCGAGACGCTGGAGCAAATGGTCGCAGGTACAGAGATGTCCTTCTACATCGACCGCAAGGCCGGCCCGCAGCGGGCAGGCGTGCTTGCATCCCTTGGACTGGTAGCAAAATGCTTCCGCCTCTTGCCGGAGAAAAACCAGACCGACCGGACTTGGAACGCCCGAACATGGGCGAAGGAACGCAAGGGATGGATATTCATTACGTCACGTCCGCCCGAACGCGAAACGCTGCGTCCGCTGCATTCGCTTTGGATCGATTTGCTCGTCATGCGGCTGCTCACCGCGCCTCAGCCCGGACAGAAGCCAGTGTGGTTTGTGATCGACGAACTCGCCAGTTTGCAAAAGCTCCCGCAGCTCCATACGGCCATCACCGAGAACCGCAAGAGCAAGAATCCGCTGGTGCTTGGATTCCAAGGAAAGGCTCAGCTTGAGGTCATCTACGGCCACATGGCCGAGGTCATGCTGTCCCAGCCCGCGACCAAGATTTTCATGAAGACGGCGGAACCCAAAGCCGCCGAATGGATCTCTGAAGCCATCGGTAAGGTTGAGATCGAACGCCTCAAAGAGACCAAGTTCGACGGCTCCCGCGCGGGCAAGAACTTCACTGTTGACCGCCAGATAGAGCCGCTGGTGATGGGTTCCGAGATCAGCGGATTGGACGATCGTCACGCCTATCTCAAGCTCGGAAATAACGTGGCAAGGTTCGACTTCGACTACCTCGACCTGCCAACTCCTACGCCAGCCTTCGTCCCACGGAAGTCGGCGGACGGGGAGATGAGCTTCGATCCCGAAACACTGCAGCCCCGCCGTCCTCAGATTCCGGTGTTAGAGGAAGCGGCAGCCGCACCAACTTCCGAGCCACAGTCCGGGGGCGGTGCTCCTTTGGCCCATAAGAAGACTAAGCAGACGGCCAGCGGTGTTCGACAGGAAGAGTCGGTCGGGCTCGCCCCTGAAGTCGGCTCGGAGCACGACGACCCGGAGAACGTGCGGGTGCCATTCGGCCCACATCACCTCGGATTGCACACGACAACCGAGGG contains:
- a CDS encoding RepB family DNA primase gives rise to the protein MNTQTAHEFLTRCFHPGETVALLLRRENPASTTQRIVTVEQATAPRYFAWLRYENYNGANVYVAANPLHSSSRKRTKDCIAEVRHLYIDIDINGEERIAALRASDVVPTPSAILSTSPGKYQALWRVEGFDFDRQENTLKLLVIAFGGDSACTDRNRVLRVPGFLNRKYDPAHPVSVEYHGDSIYRPEDFRLDDALLNTVCPFRGTARTYAAGKNTHSEQDWAWAIQQLSLGEDAANLTLELASRRSDKPNPLYYAQRTIDIASARLMLLNGAAIEDVVVMLEHRRSAEVPAVLCSSRAREIVTTAQRMIGRSKFA
- a CDS encoding type IV secretion system DNA-binding domain-containing protein, producing MFVWQRFTFSMTPLQRSYMTEYIRSDIGAKFTAHESYRLLYLGGGKGKPRLAFPVDFAPGETILPNGKIVPVALSDLATAQGYRWFYRGPEQKLADLSLNRWLRLTVFEDKGLLDLFAISFVEGGVCLAAMLWFAVPYDIRRFKQMKYGRILRGPQLLSPSEFNRAQKGDGIGFKTTELGKMMRIPAHKEAQHFQIMGDTGVGKTQLIVQMLCQIQERGESAIVYDPACEYLQRFYDKDRGDIVLNPLDERCPYWGPAQEMASNAEADAIAASLYQPATDAKDEFFHQTPAQIFAHLLRKGPTPHQLAEWMASSETLEQMVAGTEMSFYIDRKAGPQRAGVLASLGLVAKCFRLLPEKNQTDRTWNARTWAKERKGWIFITSRPPERETLRPLHSLWIDLLVMRLLTAPQPGQKPVWFVIDELASLQKLPQLHTAITENRKSKNPLVLGFQGKAQLEVIYGHMAEVMLSQPATKIFMKTAEPKAAEWISEAIGKVEIERLKETKFDGSRAGKNFTVDRQIEPLVMGSEISGLDDRHAYLKLGNNVARFDFDYLDLPTPTPAFVPRKSADGEMSFDPETLQPRRPQIPVLEEAAAAPTSEPQSGGGAPLAHKKTKQTASGVRQEESVGLAPEVGSEHDDPENVRVPFGPHHLGLHTTTEGVEQGIF